A genome region from Solanum pennellii chromosome 12, SPENNV200 includes the following:
- the LOC107007029 gene encoding protein MLN51 homolog — MTGTGTGTGGEDVDYESDPEEAMLSLKMRRREASDDEDGGGESGKTEKPLRSIDSDDESEGQGAAAVYEDDEEYVEEEEEEEELYGEVEAVVEEAAEGVKEVVEQGGGSTPGVVDRDEHDLPQEEEKKENEPYAVPKTGAFYMHDDRFGDNVGGRQKRMSGGRRLWESKDDRKWGHDKFEELTVEQRNYDDDRRISRGRYRGRGRMRGADSGASQGRKPRAYINGNDQTKDNNQNIQSNPSKAIRGRGPRRYRPSFKDNADAPPPQNKQSGQSVDKPSRYSTNKASASASDLEKDAVTAANQRSMSRLNYASPPFYPSSSSSKETTITHKREMQTETSNHSVQPSLLGERAASAQSTAIIRKDPNDSFGINKLNIDDSIPAVAGKPSSSLQLSPGLSSSMKSTHPQALRGQGRGFNASPHRNYQSPVPNNQVNSVSLPTQLHPAQRYSAQSRGQPFLQITGQQLVQQPGAGSQVSSPPKTAQVMNTCEPGELAFTSESNKLTSSVVAKGKGSLQGPGRGYGAHIVGAPGNMGSGHSNQKFSGTPTFLPVVQFGGQHPGGVGVPAVGMAFPGYVGQPGNSEMTWLPVLAGAAGALGTQYCSPYVTADGAYHPLPSGQISSLGAAPIKENKTSKQNSELKPQQSPPEFTNDDFRLRQKNPRRYTEMKFDQ; from the exons ATGACGGGAACGGGAACTGGAACAGGaggggaagatgttgattacgAGAGCGATCCGGAGGAAGCGATGCTGTCGTTGAAGATGAGGCGGAGAGAGGCAAGTGATGATGAGGACGGAGGTGGAGAAAGTGGAAAAACAGAAAAGCCCTTAAGGAGTATTGATTCTGATGATGAGTCGGAGGGGCAAGGTGCTGCGGCGGTGTACGAAGATGATGAGGAGTATgtagaggaggaggaggaggaagaagaattGTACGGGGAAGTTGAGGCTGTGGTTGAGGAAGCGGCTGAGGGAGTGAAGGAAGTTGTTGAGCAAGGAGGAGGTTCTACTCCAGGGGTTGTTGATAGAGATGAACACGATTTGCCGcaggaagaagagaaaaaagaaaatgaacctTATGCTGTTCCCAAGACTGGAGCTTTTTATATGCACGATGATAGGTTTGGAGACAATGTAGGCGGGCGACAGAA gCGAATGTCCGGCGGAAGAAGGTTATGGGAATCAAAAGATGATCGTAAATGGGGCCATGACAAGTTTGAAGAGTTGACTGTGGAGCAGAGGAATTACGACGAT GATAGGAGAATATCAAGGGGTCGCTATCGAGGTCGTGGTAGGATGCGAGGGGCTGATAGTGGAGCTTCACAAGGAAGAAAACCCAGAGCGTACATCAATGGTAATGATCAGACTAAGGATAATAACCAGAACATTCAGAGTAATCCTTCAAAAGCTATCAGAGGTCGGGGACCAAGGAGGTACAGACCATCTTTTAAGGACAACGCTGACGCACCTCCTCCACAAAACAAGCA ATCTGGTCAGTCCGTTGACAAACCTTCACGTTATAGCACAAATAAAGCATCTGCTTCTGCATCAGATTTAGAAAAAGATGCAGTTACAGCTGCAAATCAAAGGTCTATGTCAAGATTGAATTATGCTTCTCCTCCATTTTATCCCTCTAGCTCTTCCAGTAAAGAGACTACAATAACACACAAGAGGGAAATGCAAACTGAGACAAGTAATCACAGTGTTCAGCCTTCTCTTTTGGGCGAACGTGCTGCTTCTGCACAATCAACTGCAATAATCCGGAAGGATCCAAATGATTCGTTTGGCATAAACAAGCTTAATATTGATGATTCTATTCCTGCAGTTGCTGGGAAGCCTTCATCCAGTTTGCAGTTGTCACCGGGGTTGTCTTCATCAATGAAGTCTACTCATCCCCAGGCATTGAGAGGCCAAGGAAGAGGATTTAATGCATCACCACATAGGAATTATCAATCGCCTGTGCCCAATAATCAAGTGAATAGTGTTTCTCTGCCAACCCAGCTCCACCCTGCACAGCGATATTCTGCTCAAAGTCGAGGACAACCTTTTCTGCAAATAACTGGTCAACAGTTAGTACAGCAACCGGGTGCTGGATCTCAAGTTTCATCTCCCCCCAAAACAGCTCAAGTTATGAATACTTGTGAACCTGGAGAACTTGCATTTACTTCAGAGTCCAATAAATTAACGAGTTCCGTGGTTGCGAAAGGGAAAGGCAGTCTTCAGGGTCCTGGAAGGGGATATGGGGCTCACATTGTAGGTGCACCTGGAAACATGGGTAGTGGTCACAGTAATCAGAAGTTTTCTGGGACTCCAACCTTTCTTCCAG TCGTGCAATTTGGAGGCCAGCACCCAGGTGGCGTTGGAGTTCCTGCTGTTGGCATGGCCTTCCCTGGATATGTTGGTCAACCGGGCAATTCCGAAATGACATG GTTGCCAGTTTTAGCTGGTGCTGCTGGAGCACTAGGCACACAATACTGTTCACCATATGTTACTGCGGATGGTGCTTATCATCCTCTCCCTAGTGGGCAGATATCATCTCTCGGTGCTGCTCCAAT CAAAGAGAATAAGACAAGTAAACAAAATAGTGAACTGAAGCCCCAACAGAGCCCGCCTG AGTTCACAAATGATGACTTCAGACTGCGACAGAAGAATCCTCGCAG ATATACAGAAATGAAGTTTGACCAATGA
- the LOC107007027 gene encoding coatomer subunit beta'-3-like: MPLRLEIKRKLAQRSERVKSVDLHPSEPWILASLYSGTVCIWNYQTQTMAKSFEVTELPVRSAKFIPRKQWVVAGADDMFIRVYNYNTMDKVKVFEAHTDYIRCVAVHPTLPYVLSSSDDMLIKLWDWEKGWLCTQIFEGHSHYVMQVTFNPKDTNTFASASLDRTIKIWNLGSPDPNFTLDAHLKGVNCVDYFTGGDKPYLITGSDDHTAKVWDYQTKSCVQTLEGHTHNVSAVCFHPELPIIITGSEDGTVRIWHSTTYRLENTLNYGLERVWAIGYMRSSRRVVIGYDEGTIMVKLGREVPVASMDNSGKVIWAKHNEVQTVNIKSVGADYEVADGERLPLAVKELGSCDLYPQNLKHNPNGRFVVVCGDGEYIIYTALAWRNRSFGSALEFVWSSDGEYAVRESTSKIKIFSKSFQEKKSIRPTFSAERIYGGTLLAMCSNDFICFYDWAECRLIRRIDVNVKNLYWADSGDLVAIASDTSFYILKYNRDVVSAHLDSGKSVDEQGVEEAFELLNEINERVRTGIWVGDCFIYNNSSWRLNYCVGGEVTTMFHLDRPMYLLGYLANQSRVFLIDKEFNVVGYTLLLGLIEYKTLVMRGDWDRANEVLPSIPKEHHNSVAHFLESRGMIEEALEVATDPDYRFELAIQLGKLEIAKEIAAVAQSESKWKQLGDLAMSSGKLEMAEECLKHANDLSGLLLLYSSLGDAEGITLLASLAKEHGKNNVAFLCMFMLGKVEECIQLLIDSNRIPEAAFMARSYLPSKVPEIVSIWRKDLSKVNQKAAEALADPEEYPNLFEHWQIAHAVEARVAEERGVYPPAADYGNCADRPTTNLVEAFSNLRMDEEPHENGELDHEDAELNGDEVLERGEDDLQQEGQEERGEDDLQQEGQEEAVVVDADSTDGAVLVNGNEGDEEYVLAPHP, from the exons ATG CCTCTGAGGTTGGAGATTAAG AGAAAACTTGCTCAAAGATCGGAAAGGGTAAAGTCAGTGGATCTACATCCTTCCGAGCCATG GATATTGGCAAGTTTGTATTCAGGGACTGTATGCATCTGGAACTACCAGACCCAG ACAATGGCTAAATCATTTGAAGTTACTGAATTACCAG TTAGGTCAGCGAAGTTTATACCACGCAAGCAATGGGTTGTTGCTGGTGCTGATGACATGTTTATTCGTGTTTACAATTACAATACCATGGATAAAGTCAAAGTATTCGAGGCACACACAGATTATATTAGGTGTGTGGCTGTCCATCCTACACTTCCGTATGTGCTGTCATCATCTGATGACATGCTAATAAAGCTCTGGGATTGGGAGAAGGGATGGTTATGCACTCAAATATTTGAAGGTCATTCCCATTATGTGATGCAAGTCACCTTTAATCCGAAAGACACCAATACTTTTGCTAGTGCATCTCTTGATCGGACTATAAAG ATTTGGAACCTTGGCTCTCCTGATCCAAATTTCACGCTGGATGCTCATCTTAAAGGGGTTAATTGTGTAGACTATTTCACCGGGGGTGATAAACCCTATCTAATCACTGGTTCTGATGATCACACTGCTAAG GTGTGGGACTATCAGACAAAAAGTTGTGTTCAGACTCTTGAAGGCCACACCCACAATGTCTCTGCTGTATGTTTTCATCCCGAGCTTCCGATTATAATTACAGGTTCTGAAGATGGTACTGTTCGTATATGGCACTCAACCACTTATAG ACTTGAGAACACTTTGAATTATGGTCTTGAAAGAGTATGGGCAATTGGTTACATGAGAAGTTCAAGGAG GGTTGTTATTGGTTATGATGAGGGAACCATCATGGTGAAACTTGGCCGAGAAGTACCTGTTGCCAGTATGGATAACAGTGGAAAAGTTATTTGGGCTAAGCACAATGAAGTTCAGACTGTTAACATCAAGAGTGTAGGGGCAGATTACGAG GTTGCTGATGGAGAAAGACTGCCTTTGGCTGTCAAGGAACTGGGATCCTGTGACCTCTACCCACAA AATTTGAAGCATAATCCAAATGGAAGGTTTGTGGTTGTTTGTGGAGATGGAgaatatatcatatatactgCTCTAGCTTGGAGAAATAGGTCATTTGGCTCAGCTCTGGAATTTGTTTGGTCTTCGGATGGAGAATATGCTGTGAGGGAAAGTACTTCAAAGATTAAGATCTTCAGCAAAAGTTTCCAG GAGAAGAAGAGCATCCGACCTACTTTCTCTGCTGAGCGCATCTATGGGGGTACTTTATTGGCAATGTGCTCCAATGATTTCATTTGTTTCTATGATTGGGCTGAATGCAGGTTGATACGgagaattgatgttaatgtcaAA AATCTATACTGGGCCGACAGTGGTGATCTGGTGGCAATTGCAAGTGATACATCGTTCTACATACTTAAGTATAAT CGAGATGTGGTGTCTGCACATTTAGATAGTGGAAAATCAGTAGATGAACAAGGTGTTGAAGAAGCTTTTGAACTTCTTAATGAGATCAATGAACGGGTCAGGACTGGGATTTGGGTTGGGGATTGCTTCATTTACAATAATTCTTCCTGGAGACTTAACTATTGTGTTGGTGGTGAG GTGACCACAATGTTTCACCTTGATCGTCCCATGTACCTACTGGGATATCTTGCTAATCAGAGCAGGGTTTTCCTGATTGACAAGGAGTTTAA TGTTGTGGGATATACTTTACTCCTTGGCTTGATTGAGTACAAGACACTTGTGATGCGTGGTGACTGGGACAGAGCAAATGaggtcttaccatcaattcCTAAGGAGCATCACAACAG CGTTGCTCATTTCTTGGAATCACGTGGAATGATAGAGGAAGCATTAGAAGTTGCTACAGACCCTGACTACAGATTTGAACTAGCTATACAGCTGGGTAAATTAGAGATCGCAAAG GAAATTGCGGCAGTGGCACAGAGTGAGTCCAAATGGAAGCAGTTGGGTGACCTAGCCATGTCTAGTGGAAAG CTTGAGATGGCAGAGGAGTGTTTGAAGCATGCAAATGACTTGAGTGGTTTGTTGTTACTCTATTCTTCTCTTGGAGATGCTGAAGGAATAACTCTACTAGCTTCTCTTGCAAAAGAGCACGGGAAAAACAATGTTGCATTCCTTTGCATGTTCATGTTGGGTAAAGTGGAGGAGTGCATTCAGCTGTTGATTGACAG CAATCGGATACCTGAGGCTGCATTTATGGCAAGATCTTATTTGCCTAGTAAGGTTCCTGAAATAGTTTCAATTTGGAGAAAGGACCTCAGTAAG GTTAACCAGAAAGCGGCAGAAGCTTTAGCTGATCCTGAAGAATATCCTAACCTGTTTGAGCACTGGCAAATTGCACACGCTGTTGAAGCTAGAGTTGCGGAGGAAAG GGGTGTCTATCCACCAGCGGCTGATTATGGAAATTGTGCTGATAGACCAACTACTAACCTTGTAGAAGCTTTCAGCAACTTGAGAATGGATGAAGAACCACATGAAAACGGAGAGTTGGATCATGAG GATGCAGAACTGAATGGTGATGAGGTGCTAGAACGGGGTGAAGATGACCTTCAACAAGAGGGCCAAGAAGAACGGGGTGAAGATGACCTTCAACAAGAGGGCCAAGAAGAAGCTGTTGTGGTGGATGCTGACTCTACTGATGGAGCAGTACTCGTTAATGGAAATGAGGGTGATGAAGAGTATG TTCTTGCACCACATCCTTAG